Proteins from a genomic interval of Pseudomonas asplenii:
- a CDS encoding ABC transporter ATP-binding protein, with protein sequence MLRIRGLSKAYATAQGPLAVLQGVDLALEQGASLALMGESGSGKSTLLHLVAGLDHADSGAIEVAGRDLCQMSEVQLAAWRRQEIGLIFQQFNLIPSLTVADNLAFQARLAGRHDRRWEAQLVERLGLGQTLSRYPEQLSGGQQQRVALGRALAARPPLILADEPTGSLDESTSDEVLDVLLELLADNATSLLMVTHSERMASRLERRIRLHNGRLSES encoded by the coding sequence ATGTTGCGTATTCGCGGGTTGAGCAAGGCTTACGCTACGGCCCAGGGACCGCTGGCCGTCTTGCAGGGTGTGGATCTGGCGTTGGAGCAGGGCGCGAGCCTGGCACTGATGGGGGAGTCCGGCAGCGGCAAGAGTACCTTGCTGCATCTGGTGGCCGGCCTGGATCATGCCGACAGCGGGGCGATCGAGGTCGCCGGACGTGATCTCTGCCAGATGAGCGAAGTGCAGTTGGCCGCTTGGCGCCGCCAGGAGATCGGCCTGATTTTCCAGCAGTTCAACCTGATCCCCAGCCTGACCGTGGCCGACAACCTGGCGTTCCAGGCCCGACTGGCGGGCCGGCATGACCGGCGTTGGGAAGCGCAGTTGGTCGAACGCCTGGGGCTGGGGCAAACCCTGTCGCGCTATCCCGAACAACTGTCGGGTGGTCAGCAGCAGCGTGTGGCCCTGGGCCGTGCGCTGGCTGCCCGTCCGCCGCTGATCCTGGCCGACGAGCCCACCGGCAGCCTCGACGAAAGCACCAGCGACGAGGTGCTGGACGTATTGCTGGAACTGCTGGCCGACAACGCCACCAGCCTGCTGATGGTCACCCATAGCGAACGCATGGCCAGTCGTCTGGAGCGTCGGATACGCTTGCACAATGGCCGATTGAGCGAGTCATGA
- the phnN gene encoding phosphonate metabolism protein/1,5-bisphosphokinase (PRPP-forming) PhnN — translation MAGRLIYLIGPSGSGKDSLLDAAREPLAQRDCRIVRRVITRSAEAIGEAAHGVSAEQFATMQAQGAFALSWKANGLSYGIPIDIEQWLAAGQDVLVNGSRGYLPQARERYPELLAVLLTVDPAVLRERLLARGRESLPQIEARLERNVQFTLGEGALAADGPALVLLDNSGPIRQTVSRLLALIQEA, via the coding sequence ATGGCGGGCAGGTTGATCTATCTCATCGGGCCGTCGGGTTCCGGCAAGGACAGCTTGCTCGATGCGGCCCGCGAGCCCCTGGCACAACGTGACTGTCGCATCGTGCGGCGGGTCATCACCCGTTCCGCCGAGGCCATCGGCGAGGCGGCCCACGGGGTCAGCGCCGAGCAGTTCGCGACGATGCAGGCGCAGGGTGCCTTTGCCCTGAGCTGGAAGGCCAACGGCCTTAGCTACGGCATTCCCATCGACATCGAGCAGTGGCTGGCGGCTGGGCAGGATGTGCTGGTCAATGGTTCGCGCGGCTACCTGCCGCAGGCCCGCGAGCGTTATCCCGAACTGCTGGCCGTGCTGCTGACGGTGGACCCTGCGGTATTACGCGAGCGTCTGCTGGCGCGCGGTCGCGAGTCGCTGCCGCAGATCGAGGCGCGCCTGGAACGTAACGTGCAGTTCACCCTCGGCGAAGGCGCCCTGGCGGCAGATGGTCCGGCGCTGGTGCTGCTGGACAACTCCGGTCCGATCCGGCAGACGGTGAGCCGGTTGCTGGCCCTGATCCAGGAGGCGTGA
- a CDS encoding MFS transporter, whose amino-acid sequence MGRDYLAFFVSLFLSRLADQILLFIVPLLVFQTTQSASWTGLAFFVETLPRFIAFPIGGALCDRFSPVRLLHLSQAFRALACVIAVGGHGLFDGLYWLVALSALCGVLTTQGIMAREVLLPHVFTRYSYTKTLSYSQIADQTGLVLGPLLAALLLQAMAWPWVVLGVAGLFVLADLAMRVWQRTSVFTLPTVEQPPSGLWLQPLRIAFGHIRALAELRQIIGLAVGVNLIVGVTLATSAALVVGSFAQGKDDYAVLQAVGAGVTIAILYLLARVNLPLRVLGGLSYSLILLGGFISGCSLSMSGYVLGFLLVVGFDKMFNVYIRSVRQRVIPVQDFGKTVGVITLLNNLSQPLAGLLVAVLAAPLGTRGVVLVLTAMSTLIGVLVLWWWRSGRPTLSLEKPA is encoded by the coding sequence ATGGGCAGGGATTACCTGGCGTTTTTCGTTTCGCTGTTTCTGTCACGGCTGGCCGATCAGATCCTGCTGTTCATCGTTCCGCTGCTGGTGTTCCAGACCACCCAGAGTGCGTCCTGGACAGGGCTGGCCTTTTTCGTCGAAACCTTGCCGCGATTTATTGCCTTCCCTATAGGCGGGGCGTTGTGCGACCGTTTTTCGCCGGTGCGCCTCCTGCACCTGAGCCAGGCTTTTCGGGCGCTGGCCTGCGTGATCGCGGTCGGCGGTCATGGGCTGTTCGATGGTCTCTACTGGCTGGTGGCGCTCTCGGCACTCTGTGGGGTGTTGACCACCCAGGGCATCATGGCCCGTGAGGTGCTGTTGCCGCATGTCTTTACCCGTTACAGCTACACCAAGACGCTGTCCTATTCGCAGATCGCCGACCAGACTGGCCTGGTGCTCGGGCCGCTGCTGGCGGCGCTGTTGCTGCAAGCCATGGCCTGGCCCTGGGTGGTGCTGGGCGTGGCCGGGCTGTTCGTGCTCGCCGACCTGGCGATGCGGGTCTGGCAACGCACCAGCGTCTTTACCCTGCCAACCGTCGAGCAACCGCCCTCGGGTCTCTGGCTACAGCCGTTGCGCATAGCCTTCGGGCACATCCGGGCTTTGGCCGAACTGCGCCAGATCATCGGCCTTGCGGTCGGGGTCAACCTGATCGTCGGCGTGACCCTGGCCACCTCGGCGGCGCTGGTGGTGGGCAGTTTCGCCCAGGGCAAGGACGATTACGCCGTGCTCCAGGCGGTCGGGGCTGGAGTGACCATTGCCATCCTGTACCTGCTGGCACGGGTCAATCTGCCGTTGCGGGTGCTCGGCGGGTTGTCCTATTCGCTGATCCTGCTGGGTGGGTTCATCAGCGGCTGCAGCCTTTCGATGAGCGGGTATGTGCTCGGCTTCCTGCTGGTGGTCGGCTTCGACAAGATGTTCAACGTCTATATCCGCAGCGTCCGTCAGCGGGTCATTCCGGTGCAGGACTTTGGCAAGACCGTCGGGGTGATCACCCTGCTGAACAATCTGTCGCAGCCTCTGGCCGGCCTGCTGGTGGCCGTTCTGGCGGCGCCACTGGGAACACGTGGCGTGGTGTTGGTGCTGACTGCCATGAGTACGCTCATCGGTGTGCTGGTGCTGTGGTGGTGGCGTTCCGGCAGGCCGACGCTGTCACTGGAAAAACCCGCCTGA
- a CDS encoding MFS transporter: MLAILIAIGLSSLDTAIANTALPAIAKSLHTTPAASVWIINAYQLAAVATLLAFASLGGILGHRKVYLFGLVLFTVASALCAMSTTLTQLTLARVLQGVGGSAIMSVNAALIFSLFPPEKLGKGMGLNALVVGISFAAGPTVASLILSVADWPWLFGVNIPIGLIALAMAIPSLPHTPPNGQRFAWGTAVLSVLTFGSLIYALGEGAQFAGALAICGALLVCVGAGYLMIRREAGHPAPMFPIDLLKRPMFALSAMTALCAFATQGLAFVSLPFFFETVLGRDPVQTGYLMTPWSVVVAAIAPFAGRLSDRYPPGLLGGIGLGVLSLGMLSLAMMPSDPSALDIGIRMVICGLGFGFFQSPNQKALLTSAPRERSSGASGTIATARLLGQSTGAALVALSFGISSHQGPTLALYIGSGFAAAACLASFSRLLARNPV; this comes from the coding sequence ATGTTGGCGATCCTGATCGCCATCGGCCTGTCATCGCTGGACACCGCCATTGCCAACACGGCACTGCCGGCCATTGCCAAGAGTCTGCACACCACGCCGGCGGCCTCGGTGTGGATCATCAACGCCTATCAGTTGGCGGCGGTCGCGACCCTTCTGGCCTTTGCTTCGCTCGGCGGTATATTGGGACATCGCAAGGTCTACCTGTTCGGTCTGGTGTTGTTCACCGTGGCGTCGGCGCTGTGTGCGATGTCGACGACCTTGACCCAGTTGACGCTGGCGCGGGTGCTGCAGGGTGTCGGCGGCAGCGCGATCATGAGTGTCAATGCGGCGCTGATCTTCAGCCTGTTTCCACCGGAGAAGCTCGGCAAGGGCATGGGCCTCAATGCACTGGTGGTGGGTATCTCGTTCGCCGCCGGGCCGACCGTGGCTTCGCTGATCCTGTCGGTGGCCGACTGGCCCTGGTTGTTCGGGGTGAATATTCCCATCGGCCTGATCGCGTTGGCGATGGCGATTCCTTCGTTGCCGCACACACCACCCAATGGCCAGCGTTTCGCCTGGGGCACTGCGGTCCTGAGTGTGCTGACGTTCGGTTCACTGATCTACGCGTTGGGCGAGGGCGCCCAGTTTGCCGGGGCGCTGGCGATCTGCGGCGCGCTGCTGGTGTGCGTTGGGGCCGGTTACCTGATGATCCGCCGCGAGGCCGGGCATCCGGCGCCGATGTTCCCGATCGATCTGCTCAAGCGGCCGATGTTTGCCCTGTCGGCGATGACCGCGCTCTGCGCGTTTGCCACTCAGGGTTTGGCGTTCGTCTCGCTGCCGTTCTTTTTCGAGACGGTGCTGGGTCGCGACCCGGTACAGACCGGCTACCTGATGACGCCCTGGTCGGTGGTGGTGGCGGCGATCGCACCCTTCGCCGGGCGTCTGTCGGACCGTTATCCGCCGGGCCTGCTGGGAGGCATCGGGTTGGGCGTGCTGTCGCTGGGCATGTTGTCGCTGGCCATGATGCCCAGTGATCCGAGTGCGCTGGATATCGGCATTCGTATGGTGATCTGCGGGTTGGGCTTCGGATTCTTCCAGTCGCCGAACCAGAAGGCGTTGCTGACCAGCGCGCCGCGCGAACGCAGCAGCGGAGCCAGTGGCACCATTGCCACGGCACGCTTGCTCGGGCAGTCGACCGGGGCGGCGCTGGTGGCATTGAGTTTTGGCATCTCGAGCCATCAGGGGCCGACCTTGGCGCTGTACATCGGCTCGGGATTCGCGGCGGCGGCGTGCCTGGCGAGTTTCTCCCGCTTGCTGGCACGTAACCCGGTTTGA
- the tcuC gene encoding MFS transporter translates to MHATLPTASSARAKAGAVFRVTSGNFLEQFDFFLFGFYATYIAAAFFPASSEFASLMMTFAVFGAGFLMRPLGAVILGAYIDEVGRRKGLIVTLSIMASGTILIVLVPSYESIGLLAPALVLLGRLLQGFSAGAELGGVSVYLAEIATPGRKGFYVAWQSCSQQVAVVVAAALGYALNQWMAPGIVADWGWRIPFMIGCLIVPFIFFLRRNLAETEEFTQRKRRPGMREVMSTLAQNWVIVVAGMLMVALTTTAFYLITVYAPTFGKTVLHLSTADSLLVTLLVGISNFCWLPVGGALSDRIGRRPVLLAMAGLTLATAYPALTLLVKAPSFNSMLLVLLWLSFLYGMYNGAMVAALTEIMPAEVRVAGFSLAYSLATAVFGGFTPAISTALIQYTGDKAAPGYWMSFAAICALCATLFLYRKAKVQFKPAM, encoded by the coding sequence ATGCACGCCACACTTCCCACTGCCAGTTCTGCCCGTGCCAAGGCAGGCGCGGTATTTCGCGTTACCTCGGGCAACTTCCTCGAGCAGTTCGACTTCTTCCTGTTCGGCTTCTACGCCACTTACATCGCCGCGGCCTTTTTCCCCGCCAGCAGCGAATTCGCCTCACTGATGATGACCTTCGCCGTATTCGGCGCCGGCTTCCTCATGCGTCCGCTGGGTGCGGTGATTCTCGGCGCCTATATCGATGAAGTCGGCCGGCGCAAGGGACTCATCGTCACCCTGTCGATCATGGCCAGCGGCACCATCCTGATCGTGCTGGTACCGAGCTACGAAAGCATCGGCCTGCTGGCTCCGGCGCTGGTTCTGCTGGGGCGCCTGTTGCAGGGCTTCTCCGCCGGCGCGGAACTGGGTGGGGTCTCGGTCTATCTGGCGGAAATCGCCACACCGGGCCGCAAGGGTTTCTACGTGGCCTGGCAGTCCTGCAGCCAGCAGGTTGCCGTGGTGGTCGCCGCCGCCCTGGGTTATGCGCTGAACCAATGGATGGCTCCCGGCATCGTTGCCGACTGGGGCTGGCGCATTCCATTCATGATCGGTTGCCTGATCGTGCCCTTCATTTTCTTCCTGCGTCGCAACCTGGCGGAAACTGAAGAGTTCACCCAACGCAAACGTCGCCCAGGCATGCGCGAAGTCATGAGCACCCTGGCGCAGAACTGGGTCATCGTGGTCGCCGGCATGCTGATGGTCGCACTGACCACCACCGCGTTCTACCTGATCACCGTCTACGCGCCGACCTTCGGCAAGACGGTATTGCACCTGAGCACTGCCGACAGCCTGCTGGTGACCCTGCTGGTGGGTATCTCGAACTTCTGCTGGCTGCCGGTAGGCGGCGCCCTCTCCGACCGTATCGGTCGGCGTCCGGTCCTGCTGGCGATGGCCGGGCTGACGCTGGCCACGGCCTATCCGGCGCTGACGCTGCTGGTCAAGGCGCCGAGCTTCAACAGCATGCTGCTGGTGCTGTTGTGGTTGTCGTTCCTCTACGGGATGTACAACGGCGCGATGGTTGCCGCGCTGACCGAGATCATGCCGGCAGAAGTCCGTGTGGCCGGTTTCTCCCTGGCCTACAGCCTGGCGACAGCGGTGTTCGGCGGTTTCACGCCGGCGATCTCCACGGCGCTGATCCAATACACCGGCGACAAGGCAGCACCGGGTTACTGGATGAGCTTCGCGGCGATCTGTGCACTGTGTGCGACGCTGTTTTTGTATCGCAAGGCAAAAGTGCAGTTCAAGCCAGCGATGTAA
- a CDS encoding substrate-binding domain-containing protein: MKALFLKLSLLGTLALGGIAQAEEIRVMTSGGFTAAYKILGPKFAAETGNTLDTTLGPSMGKAPEAIPNRLARGEKADVVIMVGYALDELIKQGKVLPASRVELADSRIGLVVREGSAKPAIGTEQELKDTLLKAKSVAYSDSASGVYIQDQLFKRLGIEAQLKPKASMVPKIPVASVVATGEYQLGFQQVSELLPVPGVTYVGKIPESVQSVTRFAAGIPVDAQHPEQAKALLQYMAAPAAQETVKATGLDSVTR, translated from the coding sequence ATGAAAGCACTGTTCCTGAAACTGAGCCTGCTCGGTACCCTGGCACTGGGCGGCATCGCCCAGGCAGAGGAAATCCGCGTGATGACCTCTGGTGGCTTCACCGCCGCCTACAAGATCCTCGGTCCGAAATTCGCCGCCGAAACCGGCAACACCCTCGATACAACGCTCGGCCCGTCCATGGGCAAGGCGCCGGAAGCGATCCCCAATCGGCTGGCGCGTGGCGAGAAAGCCGACGTGGTGATCATGGTCGGTTACGCCCTGGACGAGTTGATCAAGCAAGGCAAGGTCTTGCCCGCATCGCGGGTCGAACTGGCCGATTCGCGCATCGGTCTGGTGGTACGCGAAGGCAGTGCCAAACCGGCCATCGGCACCGAACAGGAACTGAAAGACACGCTGCTCAAGGCCAAGTCCGTCGCCTACTCCGACAGCGCCAGCGGCGTGTACATTCAGGATCAGTTGTTCAAGCGCCTGGGTATCGAAGCCCAGCTCAAGCCCAAGGCAAGCATGGTACCGAAGATTCCGGTGGCCTCGGTCGTGGCGACGGGCGAGTACCAGTTGGGCTTCCAGCAGGTCAGTGAGCTGCTGCCGGTGCCAGGGGTGACGTATGTCGGCAAGATCCCGGAGTCGGTGCAGTCGGTAACGCGCTTCGCTGCCGGGATTCCGGTGGACGCCCAGCACCCTGAGCAGGCCAAGGCACTGCTCCAATACATGGCCGCGCCGGCTGCTCAGGAAACGGTCAAGGCCACCGGGCTGGATTCCGTCACTCGCTGA
- a CDS encoding LysR family transcriptional regulator yields MAINFDLNDLQAFRAVVEQGSFRKAAQAISISQPALSRRVEKLEEALGVRLFERTTRRVSLTQVGRSFAPTVERLLDDLDVALLGITDVASTRLGHVTVACVPSAAYYFMPKVIAHYHRQYPKIRIKVLDSSANDVHAAVLSGEADFGLSFTGNLQPEIEFELLVEERYVVACRRDHPLAQRTSVTWTELYQQDYISLDKTSGNRFLLDQALIRITPEKSGVCETRHVTTMIGLVEAGLGVAAVPTMALPGPGHPLLTGVPLVEPEVMRKVGLLKRRGRVLTPAALELERLIVEMKQSFSE; encoded by the coding sequence GTGGCGATCAACTTCGATTTGAACGATCTGCAGGCCTTTCGCGCCGTCGTCGAACAAGGCAGCTTTCGCAAGGCCGCCCAGGCCATCAGCATTTCCCAGCCTGCCTTGAGTCGAAGGGTGGAAAAGCTTGAAGAGGCGCTCGGCGTGCGGCTGTTCGAGCGCACCACCCGGCGTGTCAGCCTGACCCAGGTCGGCCGGTCGTTCGCACCGACGGTGGAACGCCTGCTGGATGACCTGGATGTCGCGCTGCTGGGCATCACCGACGTTGCCTCGACCCGGCTCGGCCATGTCACCGTGGCGTGTGTGCCTTCGGCCGCGTATTACTTCATGCCCAAGGTGATTGCCCATTATCACCGGCAGTACCCGAAGATCAGGATCAAGGTGCTCGATTCCAGTGCCAATGACGTGCACGCCGCAGTCCTCAGTGGCGAGGCGGATTTCGGGTTGAGTTTTACGGGCAACCTGCAGCCGGAAATCGAGTTCGAGTTGCTGGTGGAAGAGCGTTATGTAGTGGCCTGTCGTCGCGACCATCCGTTGGCGCAGCGCACGAGCGTGACCTGGACAGAGCTGTACCAGCAGGACTACATCAGCCTCGACAAGACCTCGGGCAACCGCTTCCTGCTCGATCAGGCGCTGATTCGTATCACGCCGGAAAAATCAGGAGTGTGCGAGACCCGGCATGTGACGACCATGATCGGCTTGGTGGAGGCGGGGTTGGGGGTGGCGGCGGTACCGACCATGGCGCTACCGGGGCCTGGGCATCCGCTGCTGACCGGGGTGCCGCTGGTCGAGCCCGAGGTAATGCGCAAGGTCGGTTTGCTCAAGCGCCGGGGCAGGGTGTTGACCCCGGCGGCTTTGGAACTGGAGCGGTTGATCGTGGAAATGAAGCAGTCGTTCAGCGAGTGA